DNA from Bos javanicus breed banteng chromosome 1, ARS-OSU_banteng_1.0, whole genome shotgun sequence:
TCTCACATATAGCCACACTCTAAAGCAGCTCTTTTACACAAAAACATACCAGCAAAATCAGCAATATTCTATCTTCCTTGTTTACATACAGACCATTGTTACTCATCAGAAGCAAATACTGGAGGAAATCTGAGGCCCTGGCACTGTGACCACAGCAGACGTGTGGGACTTACTTTCTTCTCTgttaagaaaaggggaaaagcCCATGTTTGTTGTGTCAGAGCAGCGTCGCCGGCAGTTGGTGGCAATGGGTCCAGGGCCCCAGATCCCGCCCAGGGCTGTGTTACTGAAGAACTTCTTACCTTTTAAGAAACATTCCAGTATTTTCCCTTCAACTTTACTATGTTCTGGCAAAGCTTACATTTCTAatatttagcattaaaaaaaccTGTGCCCGCAAGAAACAGTAAGTGAAAGTGTATCTCCCATACCAACCATGACCCCAAAACTCGCCCCACAGAAGCACCCCCAGAGTAGTGACAGTTCTCTCCATGGTTGGAATGAGGGGGGTCAACACCTGGAGTGAGATCCCCGTCTAGACAGAAAGCAGGCATTCAGGCCACAAGCTTGGAGAAAATGTCATAGGAAAATGTCATAggagggagaaaaatgaaaaagtaaaaacaaagccCAAGTCCCTCACCACGCATTTTACCCAAACACAGGTACCAGGTGATGGGCCTCGGGAGGCTGGGGACCATCACCACGGTGGCACTCAAGTGCATCAGAGCGAAGTCCTTCTGGGGAATGTCCTCGGTGTCCGAGCCTCCCTGCTGATGGGCTTGGCCACACGTCCACTGTTCAATAGCAAACACAGCACAGTGCCACGAGGGGATGGGGGCTCTAGAGGCCGCTCCCCAAGAGGCAGCTGGCCACCCTGGAGCCCCCCGTCTGCTGCTGGAACACGTCGATGGTGTCCTCGTCTTCCATCTCCAGCTGCAGGCACAGAAGGTGTGTCAGTGTCTTCTCGTGCTGGGGGGGACCCGCCCCCACGCACCTGAGCCCACCCTCAAGTCGGCACATGAGGACAGAGGCTCAGCTATGGCTTTCCAGTTAGCCCGCTTCTTCCCCAAGTTCTCCTAACAGAATCCACAATGCTAGCGCCTTGACTGACAGAGAAACTAAGTCCCGTTAAAAGCAAAGTGTCTCAAGTTTTACCGAGAAGTATACAAAAATCAGATTTCAGCTAGGAGTGAGTGACCAGAAGCGGTGAATCCTGGGGACCTCAGAGGTGGGGGGTGGAGTCCATATGGGTGCTGTCAAAGCCAACTCTGTCCCAAAGGAAGGGCTCCCTGCTGGCCTCCCCATCCCGTCGAGTAGCATCCTGCTCAGAAATCAAGAGCAGTACccctgagggaggtgggagggcacgGGGAGGACTGTTGCAGACACGACCCAGCACGCACATCAGCACAGAGGCTCGGGGAGCCCATGGCTGCCCCTTCCCTCTGTGTAAGGGGCATGCAGCTCCCCACAGGAGCAGAGATGAAACCTCCACAGAGCAGCCCTTTCACACTGAAGGCTGGCTGATTCTCCCCACGTTCGACCCTGCAGCTGTCTGGCTGACAGGTGACAGGGCTGCAGCCTGGATCCCAGGCTCTCCCTCCATGAGGAGGGATGCGCAGACCTGACAGAGCCGCACGTGGTGGCTGATGCTGGAGGAAATGGAGCACGCCGCACCCCTCTCCACTCATGCCCCTTGGCATCAGTGCTCAGAGCGCAGGAGATGGAGGCAGGAATGTAGCTGCAGACTAACGCTGCAGGTCCAGTGTCCCGACAACACGAGGTGGCGATCACATCTGCCCAGCTCGCCTGgagcagggatgggggtggggtcggggggtgAGGACGCTGGGCCTCGGCCATGACCCTGGACCACCTCAGCTGAGAACCCAgccctcctgctccttctccccacacagaggaggctgacaaagtacatttttctcatttgaaaattaaaccTCAAAATTACAAAATCTAATAATCTAAGCCGTTAAGAAAATGTAAGGGGAATTCACTGGccatccagtggctaggactctgctcttccactgcaggggcatcagttcaatccctcgtcaggaactacaagccatgcagcacacttcaaaaaaaaaagggaaagaaaatgtacGGTGTTCTATATGAACAGCAATCAGTAACTCTCAAATGTGAGCGCTCCTGCTGGCAGCTGCCACACACAGGTCGGAAGTAGCCCTTGAGTGCAGACCTGCTGGGTTCCTACCTGTGCTGGGGTGTCTGTTTCATTAATTGGTTGTCCATCAAACCTGAATCGAATCTGTCTCATTGACAAGCCCTGAAAAGAAAAGCAGTTATCATTGTGTCAGTATTTCCTGCTAACACATTAGTTCAAAAAGAATCACACGTTCATCAAAACACCAGACTTGTGAATACACAGATTTATGACCCAGTTGACTACAAAGTCTCACCAATGGGCCTGAAGCTCTGAGGCAGCTAGAAAACAACAGAGAGTTCCCCCAGGAAAAGGAAGCCACAGAAAACAGTAAAGAACAAGGACTTTTGAAAATCAGAAATCATGACAGACACAAGACCACCCATAAAAAGCGGGAACACAAAGTCGAGAAAACTTCCCAGAAAAGAGATCAACAGCAACAAGCCCCATGCACAGTTGGAGGAAATGATCCAGATGCACACACCTGGCACAGGTGACTAAATCGGATGGAATCCCACTGGGGAGGGACACAAACTGTCACTGAACTGACAGAAGGTCCGgttcctgaactgaactgagtttctaGACCAAAAGGCTGAGAACATGCCCAGAAGAGTCTAAGACAAAACTCCCTACCTAAAAGCCCAGGAATAAAGTCCTGAAAGCTAGCAGAGATAAACCACATTACAACAAAGGACCGAGAATCAGAGCATCACTGAACTTTTCACACAAATGGGGGAAACTAGAAGAATATGATGCAGGAACtccaaaagaggaaaatgaatttcAACTTAGAAATTTATGTGCAGTCAAATTACTCAAGTGTGAAGGTTTATAAAGCAAATCACGTTCAGAGAAGCAGTATTCTTCATATGCTTTCTGAGCAAGATACTGGAAGATATGCTTTATCAAGACAGTGGAAGAAGATTAGTCCAGAAAGATTAGTCCAGGAGGGGGGCCGAATACATGGGCAGAAGGATTCCTGGGAGGCTCTGTGGGAGGACCACAGAGCGGCAGCCCAGGCGGGGCAAGAGGGAGGGGGCCCGGGTGGGAGATAGTGCAGCATGGCAGGAAATGCAGGGCATAAATTCATGATGGGACACCCTGAAATCGACACACACAGCCACCACCAGACCAAGAACAACAGGACTCAGACAAGAGCCAGCAATAAGCACAGGTTGCTATGTGGCTGGGGTGGCTGCCTGGTCACAAAAGCAGCAGAGTCCAGAGCAGGCTGGGTGCAGGGAGAGGGCTGTGTGCGGGGGCAGGGTCTGGCTGTGTGGACCACGGGTCAGAGCAGAAGTCCCACCTTTCACAGGTGAAAATAGTCTCCAAAATCCAAAATTTCTCCACGAAACAATATTTACcaagaaaaagtggaaaaaagaaaaagctggaatTGATAGTGACCCTCTGAAGAGCAAAGCCTGAAAAGAGCggagaaaaagaggaaggcaTGGAGCTTTTTCAGGTGTTTTTAATAGTAACAACAAACAGGCCAAGGCAAGGGTTATCAAAGTCAAGAGTAGAAACTAAGGTCAAGGATTTCCGAATCCCCCACAGAGGACTGGCTCCTGTGGAGAGCACCAGGGGCCCCAGGGCACAGTCTGACACACACAAGAGGCGGCCCTTTGTCTTGTAAAGCAGTAAATAAAgggaagtgatgcttttgaagtgtggtgttggagaagatgcttgagagtcccttggactgcaagaagatccaaccagtccatcctaaaggaaatcagtcctgggtgttcattggaaggactgatgttgaatctgaagctccaatattttggccacctgatgtgaagagctgactcatttgaaaagaccctgatgctgggaaagattgaaggcaggaggagaaggggacaacagaggataagatggctggatggcatcaccgactcaatggacatgggtttgggtggactccaggagttggtgatagacagggaggcctggtgtgctgcggttcatggggtcgcaaagagtcagacacgactgaactgaactgattaagtgTGTCTGGAGCAAACTGTGCCAGGGCAGTGTCTCCACAGACACGGAGGAGGAGGGATAGAATCCGTGAGAACCCACTGTTCAGATTCCAACAGCACCAGACACCTGCCCCGCCCAGAGAAGCCCGGCCAGCCTGGACACACATGAGCACACGCACAGGCCCCTGCACGCACATCCCACCGCCCCTCCCCACACCTGGCGCTCGCAGTAGGCCTTCATCAACTTGCTGAGCGGTGTATGTCTCTTGATCTTGAACTGGACCACGGAGCCATCCTGCCCGGCCACCTTCAGGTTGATGTGGTCATTCTCCGTCTTCACTCCCTCCTGCAAAGATACATGCATCTGGGCCTCCACCTGTCGCCCCACAACCACCACTGCTTCTTAAACCCAGCAATTCAGTCACTGGTGTGTCTGTCGTATTCTTATACCAAACTGACTTGTAACTTCTATCTGCTGAGTCAGGCAAACGTCCTGCCAACCTAGCGTTTGTCGCAAACGTCagcttaagggggaaaaaaatctgtgtaacaCCAGAAAACAACAGAGAGAAGATCCGCCTTTGTTGTAAGGTTGCTCTTAGAGTGGAGCACAAGTGACTTATACTTAAGTGTCAGGATGAATAAGACACCAGAGACGATTCTGGCCAGAACGCAGGCTGCGCAGTGGCTCAGGGTCCAGACTGCCCGCGGCTTCCCCGCTTGCCTCCCAGGGAGGGCCACCCTCAAGTGCATTCTGGGTTGCCAGTCCCACTTGAACGGGGTCACCGCCCTATCCTATCCATGGGACATGACCCATGGGACACTCCAAGCTGCTGAGCAATCAACAAGGTCTCTGGTCCTTGGAAACTACTGGAAGTTGGTGCAAGAAGCTGGTGTTCCAAGAAGAGCTCAGCCCGAGAGCACACTGCTGGGGAAAAGAGAGGAGTGTCTGCTTTTTCACAAATGACGAAGCTGACCTAAGTCAATCTGCATAGTCTGGATGAAGACCAAAGCGGTTTTGTGTGCTGTCCTGGCCAAGTTCTCCTCTTCCTGGGGCTCTCCTTCCCCACTGCTCCCTGTTCCAAGCTCTGGGACCTGCTTCCCGCCACatggaggagagaggaaaggaggccCCTGGAGACCAGAGTAGGGGAGCTCAGAGTGGTTCTGAGAAGTGGTCCCAGCAGGCAAGACTCTAGCAATGAGCCCCCGTCTGATGAAGCTGGGGATCCCACGATCAGCACCTCACCACTCACCAGAGACCAAGgatgcttttgctttttcatcttttcaaataaaggtttaattttgaaataatcctACATTTCCAAAAAAGCTGCCATACAGAGGCAGAGCGCTCCTACATGCCCCACTGGGTCTCCTTGGTGTTAACATCTTGCGTCCTGCCCAAGAACACAACACTAGCACACCGCCAACAACAAAACTGCAAGCTTTTTTgtatttcaccagtttttccactaATACCCTTTCTCTGTTTTGTATTTCACAATTTTTCTCCACTAATACCATTTTTCTGTTCCAGAATCTAATCCAGGGTACCTCCTTGCATTTACAGATAAGATTTCCTATCcacttattcttttatttctttgctgtttATTCATTgtgttaaaatacacataaaatttaccatctcagccatttttaagtgtacagtttgtaGTATAAAATACAGCCACCGCCACCATCCATCTCTACAAttcttttcatcttataaaactgaaactctgtccccatgaaACCCTCACTCGTCCTCCACCAGCCACTGACAACCACCATTCTTCAGCCTCCATCAATCTGACTCCTCTAGGGACCTCCTGTAAGTGGAATTACAGTATATGTCCTCTTGTGACTGGCTTACATCAATCAGCATAATGTCTTCCAGGTTCATCCCTGATGTAGCAAACCTGAATAATACCCTGCTGTACACACAGACCAggcctgcctggtggctcaggtggtaaagagtctgcctgcaatgcaggagatctgggttcgattcctgggtcagggagatcccctggagacggaaatggctcccactccagttattcttgcctggagaattccatggacaaggagcctggagggctatagtccgtgggatcgcagagttggacatcactgagccactaacactttcacccagCAGTAgagctgctggatcatatggaaattcggcttttaattctttgaggaacttccatTCTCTCTTCCATGGCAGCTGCATCAtttgacattcccaccaacaattccaacttctccacatcctctccagcacttgctgctttctgttttgattttttaaagtagccatcctaatgagtGTCAGGCAGTATCTCACTGTAGCTCTATTTGCATTCCCCTGATGATCAGTGATATCAAGCATCATTCCATAAGCTTCTTGGCTATtcatatgtcttctctggagaaatgtctattcaggttttTTTGCTCATTATTTAATCAGGTCACTTATTTTcttgttgagttttaggagttctctATATAGTCTAAATATtgatcctttatcagatatgcaaTGTAGAAGGAAAATCAAAAGGGAGTTGGTGTTGCTCAGAGAGCCCCTCAGACAGAACCCAGAGACCACTGAGGACGGGACTCACGCTCATCTCAACCCAGATGGAATCTGACCTGTGACCACGTCCTGTCCTGACGAAGCATCCAGGACACCTGCCCAAAACTCGAGACGCCTGTGGGACCCTGACCCTGAACCAACGCGTGACAGCCACCCCTTCGGGACACACATTTCTTTCTGTGTCAGGGTTCAGCCTCGTGGCTCTTGCCTTTTTAAGCCCCTGATTCTTTCTTACCCAGAAAGCTCTTTGTTTTACCCAAATCTGTGTCTCCCAAATCACAATTCTTAACACCCCAAATTACTTTCTTATTTGCAGCCTTCTGTGGCTTTTTTTGGGTTGATAGTGATATGAAAATATCATCTCCCCTTTCTGTGGCTGCATTTTTACCCtgttcttttatcagtgtcttttgatgtacaaaattttttaattttcataagtcgttttttttttttcatgacacCTGTGTCTTTGGTGTCGCAATCAAGAAATCACCACCAAGTCCAATGTCGTGGAGTTTTTGTCCTATGCTTTCTCCTAAAAGTTCTATTGTCTTAattctcacatttaggtctttgatccatcttGACTTAACTTCCCAATTTAGTGTTGAGAAGGGGCGAACTGCATTCTTTTGCACATAGACAGATGATGCATTCACtttcttaatgaaaaaatatGGGTGTGTTTAAAACAGAGAGATGCAGGGACCAGAACGCAAACAGAAAGAGGGCCGCGGCTACAGACCAGGAAGAGGAAGGCCAGACCCGCCGCGAATCCCTAATAATCAAAActtggaaaaaaggaaagagaaggaagaaacccTAAAAACCACAGCAGGGTTCACCCGGTCAGTCCCCTACCTGGACTCTCCAGGGGAGGCAAACTGTCTTCCCAACTGGTCCACAAGGTTTTCTTTGCACCAAGATGGCCTGGGGGTATGCCTCCtaccccctcccctccaggcccgAAGGAGAGAGCATCTCTGAGCCAGAGCAGCCCGGAAGGAACCGAGGCCTCCGAAGACAAGGGTGGGGTGTGAGGCACAACCAGCTCGCTGTCTTGGAAGTAGTTAAAACAAGTTAATTCTACTGAACTAGGCCTTGGACATTGAACACGTGGGAGTGTTAAGCTTAAGCGCACCCAAAGGATGAGTATTGAGCATATTTCACTGTATCTCACTGCATTTAAACTCTGGAAGAGGAGACCACCTAGAGGTCATAAAGGCAGGCAGTTacatctcctcccacccccactggaAAAGCAAAGGCAGCTCCGAGGAGGCTCCAGGGCGGAAAGGGCCGCGTCCACCGGGGCCCCACCGTGGGATCCCGTCTAGGGGCTCCGTGCAGGCGCACCCAGCCTGCCTCTGCCTCCCGTGTGCACTGGGGCGCGATCTCCAAGCAGCAGCAGCGGGGTTCAAGAGAGAGGCTGCGCGCAGAGCGAGAGTGCTGACGAAAAGCTCCAGAAACCCGTTTCCAAGACTAGTTTTCAAGACCGCGGACCTTCGCGAGGACTGCCGGCCAGGGCAGCAGCAGACTGCGGAGCGGGATGAGCACACACCCAAGGGGCCGCAGTGGATCCAGACAAGTCAGGCCTCTCGGAGCCCCCGCCCGGCCTGCGCCCTCGGCGTTCCGCAGCGAGGACTGAGGAGGGGACCACGCGCACGCGGGCAGTAGAGCCCAGGCCGGCCGGTTCCCGTGAGGTGCACAGTTAGGGAGGGTCCCGGCGAAGGAAGAGGTCCTGGGGAGGGGGGGTCCCAGAGAGGGTTTGGAGACGCGGGCGATGTCGGCGGATGGAGAAGGTCCAAACTAGAAGCGCCGGCTCTTCCAGACTCGGGCCAACGGGGCGGGTCTCCCCGCACAGCGAACTGGGTTGGAGCCGGAGGGGTGGAGCTCGAACAGTGGACGCGGGACTTGGGCGGAGTCGGAGCGCGAGGGCGGAGTCTGGGTAGGGGCGGGGCCTTTAAGGGGCGGGGCCCGAGGGAGGGGTCTGGGTAGGGGCGGGGCCTGGAAGGAGGGCGGGGCGCGAAacgggcggggggaggggaacCGAGCGGGGCAGGGCggcgtgggggaggggtggagggagaaggggggaggggaggcccagCGGCGCGGCTCGACACGGGTCCCAGCGGCCGGCGGCGGAGGGCGGCGGGGCCCGGGGAGCGGGCGCGGGGGCGGCGCGGGCGTGGGGGTTGAGTCCGGCCCGGCCCACACCCGCCGGCCCTTACCTTGGGCTTCTCCTCGGACATGGCTGCGCTCGGAGGGCAGCGGGACTGCAGGCAGCCCCGGGCGAGCGACTCACGCTCTCGGCCCGCCGCTCTCCCGCCGCAACTGCTCGCGGGGCCGCGCTTTGCCCCCAAATCCCTGCGCGCAGGTTGGCCGGCGCGGGTCACGTGGTAGTCGCGCGTGCACGAGGCGCGCTCCCGGACGTCGGGCGCGTGCCCGGTCGGCCAGGGTTCCTGGCTGTTGGAAATGCGTCACCGGGCGGGCCCTGCGCGGTCAGGCGTCTGGCCTTCGGGGGTGCTCCGGGCAGCTAGGCCTGGGGCCGCTGGAGGAGTGGGGTCGCGCTGCGACTCGGGGAGCGCACAGAGCAGCTAGGgtcgaggtcaggggcggtgcaTAGGGCAGCTGGCGTGGCAAGGCGTAAGCTGTGGGGCAGGGGGCGCTGGGACCCAGAGGTGCCCGGGGCCAGCGAAGGTCCGGGAGCGCGCTGGACGGCGCGCGGACACCCCGAGGGGGCGCACTGGGACCCCCAAAGGTGCACAGAGATCCAAGCCATGAGGCCTGACACCTGATCTTGTAGCCTGAGAATGGCCTGTTCACCTCTTCAGTCCCCTTCTCCCGAAGTGGCCACTCATCTACCGCAGCTCCACCAGCCAAGCCCCATTGCACTCACTGACTCCCGTGTAGTGCGTTCCTTTCTCAGAgggaaacaaggaaaataaagcaggccAGGCGAACCACCGCTACTGTTGCCCCAGGAGACCTGAGTGAAAAAGCTGTTCTGGAGGGGACCCCCGCACTACTAGGAAAGGCCAGCAGGAGCCGAACGAAGGTCAGGTCATGAGGAAGTGGAAGTGAGGAAGAATGCCTACCAGGCCGACCCACCTGGCAGCTCCGTCTGCAAAGGACATATGGTGCGTTCGTTCAGCAAGGCCAACGCAGGCTCCAGAGTCCGCTGCCTCCACCCTGAGCTCCGGGTGAACAGAGGCATCAAGGGGCCTTTCTAAGAGGGCCTCGGGGTGGTGGAAAGTCTCTAGTTCCATCTACTTTGCGATCTGTGCTCCCTGACTGTGTGTGGCTCCTTCCTCTGCCCTTGTCCAGCGCCCTTCAGGGACCTTCTGAGCCTGGCCAGTGGAAGCTGAGCACCTGGGGAGACAGTGATCTAGTCAGTTGGGTTCAGCGCATTTCCTGTCAATATCGAAAGGCCATAAAGCCAAGTTTTCATGGACCTTAATTTAACAGTTTTTGACTCTTAAAAATTCACTTCTTGGGACttacttggtggtccagtggttaagaatctgccttgcaatgcaggcaaTGCTGATTCCCTGGTGGGGGAAACTTAAGATCCTATTGGAGGTGAGCCCACATGAGCTGCCATGAAAGCTCCTGAGTGATGCAAAGAagatgtgccgcaactaagacctgatgcagccaaaataatattttctaattatttaagaaaagagaACACTGACAAAACATTGtcaaaatcaactttaaaaaaaaaaatttacttttgtggctgctgctgctgctaagtcacatcagtcgtatccaactctgtgcga
Protein-coding regions in this window:
- the SUMO3 gene encoding small ubiquitin-related modifier 3, producing the protein MSEEKPKEGVKTENDHINLKVAGQDGSVVQFKIKRHTPLSKLMKAYCERQGLSMRQIRFRFDGQPINETDTPAQLEMEDEDTIDVFQQQTGGSRVASCLLGSGL